A window of the Plasmodium vinckei vinckei genome assembly, chromosome: PVVCY_08 genome harbors these coding sequences:
- a CDS encoding dihydrouridine synthase, putative: MYFTYFKNHGNAKLNKNKYTLLIRVYHKNHFKLYKKKKIEYSKDNIDSKINYNRHTKINTDINLFKSCTPFEKNNRGIFFIANNINTKDKIKNLKRKNMSILSSNNIDETLGWDDQPIFELENISQSLNDLYRKRKSEIKPLIQVAPMINVTNRHFRALVRIISKKVQLWTEMIVDNTLLYNINNLEEHLGFNKNEHPIVCQLGGSDPTSLSEAALLVEQAGYDEININVGCPSTKVANKGAFGAYLMKKPELVKNIVYEIKKKVQIPVTVKIRTGVDDLDSFSFLRSFIETVSSVGCEHFIIHSRKAWLKGLDPKQNRSVPPLEYNKVFDLCKLYPNLKFTLNGGIKFIEQGVALLNGYVPINKTTGNHNKYTDNNYIKVKDYDINPLYGVMIGRACMDNITVLAKTDKLVYNHDTLPTAYSRRTVLEAYKSYLEQNSSFYSLVNAFELLKPILGILKGMPGHRLFRNKIDAYIRTYASTLNCAQILDKAMIDVDNIAPGCLDLKLDDDKAQQEYIKNY; this comes from the coding sequence atgtattttacatattttaaaaatcatGGTAATGCAAAATTGAataagaataaatatactCTTCTTATAAGGgtatatcataaaaatcattttaagttatataaaaaaaaaaaaatagaatatagtaaagataatattgatagtaaaataaattataatagacatacaaaaataaatactgacataaatttatttaaaagttGTACAccttttgaaaaaaacaacagAGGTATCTTCTTCATTGCAAACAACATTAACACTAAggacaaaattaaaaatttaaagagaaaaaatatgtcgATTTTATcaagtaataatatagatgaGACATTGGGATGGGATGACCAACCCATTTTTGAATTAGAAAACATATCACAATCAttaaatgatttatatagaaaaaggAAAAGTGAAATAAAACCTTTAATACAAGTTGCCCCTATGATAAATGTAACTAATCGTCACTTTAGAGCTTTGGTTCGAATTATTAGTAAAAAAGTACAATTATGGACTGAAATGATTGTTGATAATACtttgttatataatattaataatttagagGAACATTTAGGtttcaataaaaatgaacatCCAATAGTTTGTCAATTAGGGGGTTCTGATCCTACATCATTATCAGAAGCAGCTTTATTAGTAGAACAAGCGGGatatgatgaaataaatattaatgttGGGTGCCCAAGTACAAAAGTAGCTAACAAAGGAGCTTTTGGTGCATACTTAATGAAAAAACCTGAActtgttaaaaatattgtttatgaaataaaaaaaaaagtacaaATACCTGTAACTGTTAAAATAAGAACAGGTGTTGATGATCTtgattcattttcttttttaagaTCATTTATTGAAACAGTTTCATCAGTTGGTTGTGagcattttattatacattcAAGAAAAGCATGGTTAAAAGGATTAGATCCAAAACAAAATAGAAGTGTACCACCTTTAGAATATAATAAGGTTTTTGatttatgtaaattatatccaaatttaaaattcaCATTAAATGGTGGGATCAAATTTATTGAACAAGGAGTAGCATTATTAAATGGCTATGTaccaataaataaaacaacaggtaatcataataaatatactgataataattatataaaggtTAAAgattatgatataaatcCATTATATGGTGTTATGATTGGAAGGGCATGTATGGATAATATTACTGTACTGGCAAAAACAGATAAACTTGTATATAACCATGATACTTTACCAACAGCTTATAGTCGAAGAACTGTGTTAGAAGCATATAAATCCTATTTAGAACAAAATTCATCTTTTTATAGTCTAGTAAATGCTTTTGAATTATTGAAGCCAATACTTGGCATACTTAAAGGTATGCCTGGTCATAGATTGTTTAGAAACAAAATAGatgcatatataagaaCATATGCATCTACTTTAAATTGTGCTCAAATATTAGATAAAGCTATGATTGATGTTGATAATATTGCTCCCGGTTGTCTAGACTTAAAGCTTGATGATGATAAAGCACAACAagaatacataaaaaattattaa
- a CDS encoding gamma-glutamylcysteine synthetase, putative, with the protein MGFLKIGTPLSWEDVQNVKSLIRLYGILQFVHSYKCNKDRNDEHIMFGDEIEYIVIRNDDKLKESSALLCATDLIDEMMNLESGTDCQYGSHWTPEYSSFTIEGTPSVPFKFEFNSSYFIEHCMKIRRHKLNNVLSGLPGVRVITLPCYPNVLLDNSLMMAKRINLENKKQKKNEKNKQEIIDTSPIDYNSIKINQTIQKVENGEENNEENETKKQPSQKSETKIISIDIISDIDENKSTHFVSSDIAQHKYDDLLIPDISMDGDDSNNRKNIKNDDVVDKGDEANENAGIEGEDNIYMPTIKEDSIFKCELFKPEITNEYSNSCLVTDMVISPHSRYVTLTKNIRKRRGTKVISFNEIYKDVHTENMDIWKLSLDKNDDRLFKKKFKKKTLDAHLIWNKSMTNEKKIEKVEKAEKNAEKKKVEKIEEQNDKTELLDKVIKHSLFSNIDDDEDYVYSYNREFIEEYSKKCKNPIKNYVYLDAMFFGMSMCCQQITMSFQTIDDAKYVYDQLAVIAPLFLAITACTPYLGGFLTETDARWRVISNSVDCRTEDELSYISKPRYSGISLYISDELPLKNNYYFYNDIDIVLNKNVYDKLIKENVDEYLARHISSLFVRDPIVVFEGSFSEQDISTIKNIINEKNENVNNSKMWTEEEMNKIYLSDDFEFLEDYKEKVLSSHQHFENFQSTNWNSVRFKPPPILDNYLTGPSSIGWRVEFRTPDIQITDFENASVVALIMVLSKFILKKKLNLYIPMSKLEENLFRSSKRDAILKEKFYFRNDINYDTSNNDIEEKSIYEIFFNKTNGILYLCSLYIEEQFEQGLINLSAKNKINEYIQFIELRCKGEISTGASFLRKFILNHPSYEKNSYINNQINYDLCKLISDIGKGEIAPYELLGGFVDPHKERIKNNLRRISKRQYLKSLAYKFISGEDYTQYLLLNEDLKHDKDFFIQNKNTNYEESDESIDDNMLEFGKKLYQFSA; encoded by the coding sequence ATgggttttttaaaaatcgGAACCCCTTTAAGTTGGGAAGATGTGCAAAATGTCAAATCATTAATCAGATTATACGGAATATTACAATTTGTTCATTCTTATAAATGTAATAAGGATCGCAATGATGAGCATATTATGTTTGGCGATGAGATTGAATATATAGTTATAAGAAATgatgataaattaaaagaatcATCTGCACTTTTATGTGCTACTGATTTGATTGATGAGATGATGAACTTAGAAAGTGGGACAGATTGTCAATATGGGTCTCATTGGACTCCTGAATATTCTTCTTTTACAATTGAAGGTACACCATCAGTTCCATTTAAATTTGAATTTAattcatcatattttattgaacATTGCATGAAAATTCGAAgacataaattaaataatgttttaaGTGGCTTACCAGGTGTTCGAGTCATAACACTCCCATGTTACCCTAACGTACTTTTAGACAATAGTCTCATGATGGCAAAAAGAATAAAccttgaaaataaaaaacaaaaaaaaaatgaaaaaaataaacaagaAATAATAGACACATCTCCTATAGATTATAATtccataaaaattaatcaaACAATTCAAAAGGTAGAAAATggtgaagaaaataatgaagaaaatgaaacaaaaaaacaacCTTCTCAAAAAAGTGAAACTAAAATTATTAGCATTGATATTATATCAGATATTGATGAAAACAAATCAACCCATTTTGTTAGTTCCGATATTGCTcaacataaatatgatgATCTATTAATTCCTGATATATCTATGGATGGGGatgatagtaataatagaaagaatataaaaaatgatgacgTTGTTGATAAGGGTGATGAAGCAAATGAAAACGCAGGCATCGAAGGAGaagataatatttatatgccaACAATAAAAGAAGATTCCATATTTAAATgtgaattatttaaaccTGAAATAACAAATGAATATAGTAATAGTTGTTTAGTTACTGATATGGTTATTAGTCCTCATTCAAGATATGTAACACTAACTAAgaatataagaaaaagaagAGGAACTAAAGTTATATcttttaatgaaatatataaagatgtACATACAgaaaatatggatatatgGAAACTATCtttagataaaaatgatgatagactttttaaaaaaaaatttaaaaaaaaaactttagATGCTCATCTCATTTGGAATAAATCAATGACAAAcgagaaaaaaattgaaaaagttgaaaaagctgaaaaaaatgctgaaaaaaaaaaagtagaaAAAATTGAAGAACAAAATGACAAAACCGAATTATTGGACAAAGTAATAAAACACAGTCTGTTTAGTAACATAGATGATGATGAAGATTATGTATATTCTTATAATCGTGAATTTATAGAagaatattcaaaaaaatgtaaaaacccaattaaaaattatgtatatttagaTGCCATGTTTTTTGGTATGAGTATGTGTTGTCAACAAATTACAATGTCTTTTCAAACAATTGATGATgcaaaatatgtatatgatCAGCTAGCTGTTATTGCACCATTATTTTTAGCTATAACAGCATGTACACCATATTTAGGTGGATTCTTAACTGAAACAGATGCACGATGGAGAGTTATATCAAATAGTGTCGATTGTAGAACAGAAGATGAATTGTCTTACATTTCAAAACCAAGATATTCAGGAATATCTTTATACATATCTGATGAGTTaccattaaaaaataattattatttttacaacgATATTgatattgttttaaataaaaatgtttatgataaattaataaaagaaaatgtagATGAATATTTGGCTAGACatatttcatcattatttgtTCGTGACCCAATTGTAGTATTTGAAGGTTCATTTAGTGAGCAAGATATTagtacaataaaaaatattataaatgaaaaaaatgaaaatgttaataattcTAAAATGTGGACTGAAGaagaaatgaataaaatatatttaagtgatgattttgaatttttagaagattataaagaaaaagtaTTATCATCACATCaacattttgaaaatttccAAAGTACAAATTGGAATAGTGTTCGATTTAAACCACCACCAATATtagataattatttaactGGTCCTAGCTCAATTGGATGGAGAGTTGAATTTCGAACTCCTGATATACAAATAACAGACTTTGAAAATGCTTCTGTTGTTGCATTAATTATGGTATTgtcaaaatttatattaaaaaaaaaattaaatttatatatacctaTGTCTAAACTAgaagaaaatttatttagaTCATCTAAACGTGATGCAATATTAAAggaaaaattttatttccgcaatgatataaattatgatacatcaaataatgatatagaagaaaaaagtatttatgaaatattttttaataaaactaatggaattttatatttatgttctttatatatagaagAACAATTTGAACAAGGTctaattaatttatcagcaaaaaataaaattaatgaatatatacaatttattGAATTAAGATGTAAAGGTGAAATATCTACTGGTGCATCATTTTTAAGAaagtttattttaaatcatccatcatatgaaaaaaattcatatataaataatcaaattAATTATGACCTTTGTAAATTAATATCGGATATAGGTAAAGGTGAAATTGCTCCTTATGAATTATTAGGTGGTTTTGTTGATCCCCATAAAGagagaattaaaaataatttaagaCGTATTAGTAAAAgacaatatttaaaatcattagcatataaatttatttcagGAGAAGACTATACTCAATATCTTCTCCTTAATGAAGATCTAAAACATGATAaagatttttttattcaaaataaaaatacaaattatgAGGAATCTGATGAATCCATTGATGATAACATGCTTGAATTTGGGAAAAAACTTTACCAATTCAGTGCATAG